One Halalkalicoccus sp. NIPERK01 DNA window includes the following coding sequences:
- the rpmC gene encoding 50S ribosomal protein L29, producing MAILHAAEIRDMTPAEREAEVEELRTELLNMKAVQAAGGAPENPGRIGELKRTIARVKTIQGEEGDDAGRAAQPRDADSDEADASESEE from the coding sequence ATGGCGATCCTCCACGCAGCGGAGATCCGCGACATGACGCCCGCCGAGCGCGAGGCCGAAGTCGAGGAACTCCGGACGGAGTTGTTGAACATGAAGGCCGTCCAGGCCGCGGGCGGTGCGCCGGAGAACCCCGGTCGAATCGGGGAGCTGAAACGCACCATCGCCCGCGTGAAGACGATCCAGGGCGAGGAAGGCGACGATGCCGGACGAGCGGCGCAGCCGCGAGACGCGGATTCCGACGAGGCGGACGCCTCCGAGAGCGAAGAGTAA
- a CDS encoding ribonuclease P protein component 1, giving the protein MALTPETIARHELNGLCVRVVSADSPDYVGIGGRVVSESEKTLSIRDGRDKRVPKSGTTFEFRLDATDEAAGPRKGAGTAGEHDRDPAAYVTVDGDRLLSRPARRTETTGDSPWR; this is encoded by the coding sequence ATGGCACTCACACCCGAGACGATCGCGCGACACGAACTCAACGGCCTGTGCGTACGGGTCGTTTCCGCCGACAGCCCCGACTACGTCGGGATCGGCGGGCGTGTCGTAAGCGAGAGCGAGAAGACGCTCTCGATCCGCGACGGCCGGGACAAGCGAGTGCCGAAATCGGGCACCACGTTCGAGTTCCGACTCGACGCCACAGATGAAGCCGCGGGTCCCCGAAAGGGGGCCGGGACCGCCGGGGAACACGACCGCGACCCGGCGGCCTACGTTACGGTGGATGGCGACAGACTGCTCTCACGACCCGCCCGACGCACCGAAACCACAGGTGATTCACCATGGCGATAG
- a CDS encoding 30S ribosomal protein S17, whose translation MAIGLDVETPPEPDDPDYDYEKCPFYGELSVRGQILEGVVASADMDKTVIVEREYDVFVPKYDRYMKRRSRVPAHVPGVLDHVSVGDRVKIAETRPLSKTKSHVVVEVTEAELELGPVDPTEAADEAEGDEEESEGDVTEGAEPQAGEQ comes from the coding sequence ATGGCGATAGGATTAGACGTAGAAACACCACCAGAACCGGACGATCCGGACTATGATTACGAGAAGTGTCCGTTCTACGGCGAACTCTCCGTTCGAGGCCAGATCCTCGAGGGAGTCGTCGCGAGCGCGGACATGGACAAGACCGTGATTGTCGAGCGAGAGTACGACGTCTTCGTGCCGAAGTACGATCGGTACATGAAGCGAAGATCGCGCGTCCCGGCCCACGTGCCGGGCGTGCTCGATCACGTCTCGGTCGGCGACCGCGTGAAGATAGCAGAGACACGCCCCCTCTCGAAGACGAAGAGCCACGTCGTCGTCGAGGTCACGGAGGCCGAACTCGAACTCGGCCCCGTCGACCCGACGGAGGCGGCCGACGAGGCCGAAGGCGACGAGGAGGAGAGCGAGGGCGACGTAACCGAAGGCGCAGAGCCACAAGCGGGTGAGCAGTGA
- a CDS encoding 50S ribosomal protein L14, producing the protein MEALKADVTKGLSKGALINCADNSGARELKLISVSGYSGVKNRQPQAGVGDKITVSVTKGTPEMRRQILEAVVIRQRKSIRRPDGTRVKFEDNAAVIIDDAEDPRGTEIKGPIAREVAERFGSVASTATMIV; encoded by the coding sequence ATGGAGGCGCTGAAGGCCGACGTCACGAAGGGCCTCTCGAAGGGCGCACTCATCAACTGTGCGGACAACAGCGGCGCCCGCGAACTGAAGCTGATCAGCGTCTCGGGCTACTCGGGCGTGAAGAACCGCCAGCCCCAGGCCGGCGTCGGTGACAAGATCACCGTCTCGGTCACGAAGGGGACCCCCGAGATGCGCCGCCAGATCCTCGAGGCGGTCGTCATCCGCCAGCGGAAATCGATCCGCCGGCCCGACGGCACGCGCGTCAAGTTCGAGGACAACGCGGCGGTCATCATCGACGACGCGGAGGACCCCCGCGGGACGGAGATCAAGGGCCCGATCGCGCGCGAGGTGGCCGAACGCTTCGGGAGCGTCGCCAGCACGGCGACGATGATCGTCTAG
- the rplX gene encoding 50S ribosomal protein L24: protein MSKQPRKQRNDAQNAPLHERHKQVHATLDADLREDHGTRRARVNVGDTVEVMRGDFAGETGEVVAVDLKRGVVHVEDAVIEKADGEEVPRPLEASNLRITALNLEDEVREARLSGDRE from the coding sequence ATGAGCAAGCAACCACGCAAACAGCGAAACGACGCACAGAACGCGCCGCTGCACGAGCGCCACAAGCAGGTCCACGCGACGCTCGACGCGGACCTCCGCGAGGACCACGGCACCCGCCGTGCCCGCGTCAACGTCGGCGACACCGTCGAGGTCATGCGCGGCGACTTCGCCGGCGAGACCGGCGAGGTAGTCGCGGTCGACCTCAAACGCGGCGTCGTCCACGTCGAGGACGCCGTCATCGAGAAGGCCGACGGCGAGGAGGTTCCCCGCCCGCTCGAGGCGAGCAACCTCCGGATCACGGCGTTGAACCTCGAGGACGAGGTTCGAGAGGCGCGACT